The Xyrauchen texanus isolate HMW12.3.18 chromosome 33, RBS_HiC_50CHRs, whole genome shotgun sequence region GGCTGAGGTAAAATTAGCCAGTCCCTATGAGCAAGAAGTGGCTGTTGAGCAGTGCCAACGTTTAAAAGAACAAATCAAATATACTGAGATAAACAGATTATACATAGGGGATCAAGAAAGTAACACACATAATGCTAGCAAGGGTAATAAAGTATGTGGATTCCAAGAGAAAGAGTTGATAGATAAATATATAAGTCATGCAAAGGAGAGTAGAAAAATAGGTGATAATTTGGAAAGTGGAGATATTCAAAGTTTGGGACATTATATGGAAAAGTTAGGTGTTGAGGAAAAGGGTAGTTCCTATAAACCCGAGGTACCCCCAAGAAGAGGGAGAAGTAATTCTCAAAGTGATGACAGAGTTGTTGCAAAGACAGAAGGCAATAAAGACTTAAAAAGACAAGGTGACACATCAGAAAGAACTGAGAAAATGGACAAAAGAGATGTCAGAAAAGGTCCGCTAATACCATCTAAGAATCATGGCCCAGTGAGAGGAAACGTATCGGCCCTGAAAGAGAAATATGACAAAGCAAGTGGGGTGCACCGCAAAGATGTTCTGAAATGTCTTCCTGTTGGAGGTCCTGTTGGAGGTTCAGAAGAAGGACCCAATGAACTTGCTACAAAAgataaaattaaacataaaaatgttgtaCCAAAACTCACAGTCAGTGGACCTGAAAGTGAAATGATTTCTATTACTGACAAGGACATGGAGtcagagaaagaaaaaatgtTTGACAGCTCTTCAAAAGAATCAGAGAAAGATCAGGAGCATTCTGGTTCACAGAGGAAACATGATGACACCCAGGACTTCCAAAAGGTAATAAGTGACCACACCCAGGACTTCAAAAATGTAATCAGTGACCTCACACATAACAgacaagaaatacaaaataacaagGTAAATGGCACAAAGGACAAGGAAGAAGTTTCTGTAAGTTTGAAAGACTTGGGAGACAATCAGAACAAATCCAAAGGTCCTTGCAAAAGCGACATTAAAGAGTTTTTAAGTGGACTTCTTGGACTTTCAAGCTCAGAACAGGTCAAAAGTGTGGGTGAAGATGAGGAAGAACTTACAGGGGAGACAACTTTTTCTTTTGAGTCTATCAAAGCAGAGAAAGGCGAAAAGGACAGTATTACAGTACATGACATCCTTGGACAATCTCAATCGTTATCGTCATCAAATGATAAACAAACACATCACAGCAGTCTATCCTCAAACTCAAGTGAACTCTCCCTATTTCATGAATCTGAACAGGGGTCACTGCCGCATCTaaaatatttatcaaataaaacaaaGGTTTGTGATGTGAAAGAAACAGTAAATGGAAAAATAGAGGATTTTCAGAAACAAAAAATTGATTCCTGTCCTTTTAGAAATCATGAAAGTGAGTCAGTTGTTTTTCCACTGAGTGATGTGGGAAAAAGGGGATTGGTGCACAGCTTGATTGAGCCTGCTAAGAATCTAACACAAATATCACACATTCACAACTCCCTCAAGGATCTGCATGAAATGGGTCACCACCTGTCTCAGAGGGAGGGCTTGAATGGGTCTGAAAAAGGTGAGGAAGATCTAGATATCTTCAAGGACTGTGTGCATTCTCCAGTTAACACACCTGCTATACTGGTCAGGAGCCCCCAGCAAAACCAACCAATAATGCATCTATtgtcccctccagcctctcaacTCAATGCAGTCAAGAATGGAAAGCTGTCAGTTGGAAGTATCTCTGTGTCTGAGGAGGAAGAACAATGCTCTGCTGTGAGCACTTTATCTGAGGAGATGGGTAGCTGTACAACATGCGTAGGAGATACCATGCAAGAGATCATCTCTAGCACTGCACCAATAGAGGATGCAGAGGGATCCAAGGTACCCAGTGAGAGATCTGGATCAGTCTGCAGTGGAAATGACAGTCTTGGTCAGAACAAGCCCCCTGTTGTCCCTCCAAAAACTGAGAAGGCTCTACGGCGTGCCATGAAGCTTGCCACACGGAGGATGCAAAAAGCTGAAGCTAACAGCAAATCTGAATGTAAAGGCAGGAGCAGTGATAAAAATGCCTGCCTCAAAGCTGAGAGGCGGCACCACAGCAATGACAAAGTACATAGTGACAGATTAGAACATAGGTCACCAAGCAGTGACAGACTGGCCAGTAGAAATCGTGACCATTACCTTGATGACAAACTTGATGAGCCCAAACCTGAAACAAGCGAGAAACATGCAAGACGTCACAGTGGTCACAGGAACCAAAACATGGAAGAAAATTATCCTAGAAAAACATTACACAGGTCACTAAGCAGTGACAGACTCAAAAGTAAACATAGTGAACATTACCTTGATGACACATTTGAGCCCAAAACTCAAAGAAGCGAGAAAAATGTTAGACGACACGGTGGTCACAAGAGCCAAAACATAGAAGCAAAAGATTCCAGTAAAACATTACAACAAGCAACCAAAATCAAAGACAGGCAAACCATTAAAACTAGTGAATTAAATAGCCACGACACTGAGAAACAGCAAGATCATAAATCAAACCCAATAGATAATTTAGAGAACAGTGATACAAATAATGACACTGACCGATTAGGTCGAAGCAATGTGAAATACTCACCTAGAAAATTGGAACATAGGACTCAAAGTTTGGATAGATTTTTAAGggataaacatgtaaaaatgtctaACAGCCCTGACAAAGCTGGGGGAAAAGTTACTTCCGAGTTTTCAATGGCACAACCTTTTCAACAAAACTGCATAGAACAAACTTATGCACCAGCCACCACCAATATTGTAACACACTCCTTTCCAATCACTCAAAGGAAGCTATTACAGGACCCAGAGTCAGGACAATACTTTCTGGTGGACATGCCAGTACAAGTCAAAACGAAAACTTTCTTTGACCCAGAAACAAAAAGTTATTTGCAACTGCCAGTACAGTCTCCTGAGGGTGCTGAAAGACAAGTCCCACCATTGGATGTTATGAACACACCACCACTTGTACTATATCAGGGTTTTGTTCCAGTGCCTGTCTCATCCTTACCATCACAGAAATCTATTGTTAGGACTGCAGGATCTTTGATTCCCCCTGATGACCTGGAGGACTTTTATCAGAAGCATAGTAAAGGGGTACATCCTTATATTGAGCCTGTTTATACGTCACAAGAACACACACCCGAAGAGGAAACTGACAGTGTGAGATGAAATGTATTTTAGACGAGATGCAGTGTATATATAGACTGTTTGGGCCAGTGGATGGTTCAGAGACTAAATTCAGggatttgtgttgtttttagtttaaaGATTTCACGGTTTCCATGAGAACTTGCTGTCtagttaaatgtataaatgttgttTTAGGATTTATGCTGTTTATGGTACACAAGACAtgagatttaaaatgttttattcttttaaaagtaaGGCATCAACCTAGTTCTCTTACTATTAAAGGCACTTGTCTAATTTGGAAAAACCAGCCACGGGCAGTGCATTTTATGTCTAgcccttcagtgtgattcatgccattaagaaatcacagtttcacaatgaataagatgccATATCATatattacgtggcagtcaactaataataccaactgacattttaaaaacatgttcacacatgaaagccagaacttgaaacaacacttaatgctcaagcaagcctattttttttaaactgttttgtgaaatgaatctctctaacagacattcaagaatcataatttttcatatgaatctaccaaggagatctataatacctggaaaaatctatttaataatatttgtgatttaaaagttgcttgcaataaatttattTTCGTCAGgatacacggttatgctgcgttccattcaagttggatgtgggatattcctacttgatatctccaatcataaatgcattccattccccgatatccggaactgcaacgctcccgttagcttagcaggtgtttgactcttattggagatgtctcctagcaacccaactgataaacaattctgcagagcatttgtgcttcaggtgtacgattatcaaaagggactctaatgttttatacacctgtttctgaaggtgtttgttaaacaagctttaatgtcatgtaatgtggaaacaaacacatttatCGATGTTACTTAacaaagtgaatgtttatcacttactttgtatatctccctgagtgtccacatgtttgtgtgacatcatgccgctgcatctcggcgaaatcggaaTTGAGAATTTttgcacaagcctacaagttataattctgatttaaagatgcattccattgcacttttcctagtaggaagttttaaaatccgactttccgagttgaatggagcATAGCACTACTTTTGAAAACTTGATCCGACAATGAATGCTCAAGCAACATAATTTACActaaactcctgatgttgctataacaatgtaaAAAGCACTTACCAGTTTACTTGAAGTAAAAATCAGTCcttctttcctgtttaattaattaagcaatcacacggtcatgcagaaaaTCTTGTGTtcttaaatccataaggatctctttctcaatggctcACAGTGATGACGATCTTAAAGCGTGATTGTGCACTCaaagccagctagaaggcctcgaccggaacatatcctaaagatcatacccaccaagaacaataaatcaatctgattggctgatgaatctgacaatctgactttagttgctcattcacttacactgttgagggattctgtgggaATTCTGAAGgcttgagggggtggagctcaaaatCAAGCGCTGTGTCAGCttcaggcatgcgatttgtgaaacaactgtcacactttgcttgtaagcatcaaggaataaattctgactggataaacttttctatatttgtttgtagattaattaagtgtgggaagtgataaaaaaaatacataggcaaaaaggtgattgagaatgaaagaataacaaatatgtatttatttggcattttaggccagcagagaaggctttgctggccctgagaatttgccactggtAAAAACAAGAGGTTTAAGTTTCATTTTGTGACGTACTGAAAATACTTTGCTTTCTCAAAAATGTTTGACAGTCATCATTTAACAGATTATTTTGATACAGCTTGTATTTGAGTTTTGGATATACTTGTTCACAGTATTTTTCACAGGTGAgcagaacattttgtaaaaatgtatatgaatgtaacTGTTTCAAATATGTTTCAAATAGTATGTTTGGCAAATGCTATTTGCATTCACTTTAGGGGTGCAGTTTGGAATGAATTAATTATTTGATGGGATTGTTGCTTCAGATAAACAACCATTccaataaaagcatcataaacaaGCATTTTTTTGTATGTATACATCTATTGTCTACATCTGTataatatttacaattgtatccAATGAATCACATACAGCTAAACCAGTTATAACGTTATTCACGCGCCTCCAAGTGGTGAATAGGAATTCTGCAAGTGGAGTGCTCAAACTGCTATAGAGTGGGGATGTAAGGGTGGGTCAGGACAGGGCCGTTGCCAGGGGTGGGGGACAACCAGCCCCTGTGAAGTGCTAATTTCACTAAGGTCCTCCAGAAACCAATGAACCTTTTAAGCTGCTTAATTGAGTACATTTGTGAGTTTATCTATTTTATTAGCTGTAATATTCTGAGAAGCGGTGCTTAATTTAGAGGTTTCTAAATCCACCCCCTTTAAAACATCACAGATACTGTCAGAAAAACACCTTTTGTAACAAACCCACTGCTTTCAATAATAAATTGGAAGATACTGGAATGCACACATgtcagatggacatctttgaacaTTTGAGCATTGCGTCTTGCCAATGGTGTTGATTAATgtgaaatattatgaaatattgctATATACAATTATTTGTGATTTGATTAATCAATGTATTGTATCATGTAGTTTAAtttgatttcatttttaattagggctgtcgatttaacccgctaatttaatgtaaattataataatttaatttaaataattatatgaagcgatttaaagattaaaaaaataatgccattaaTCATGCCTCCACAGACCCATACATAAATGATGTAGGCCTATCAATCTACATAATTTCGTACCATCGgatcaattcaagcttgaagtacataaatttgtgtttttatgagcCACGTCAGCAGGGGTCAATTGCCAAATGGATTTCTGTTGTCTTCAATGCCTGTTGAAGTTATTATCTAATCCAAGGCTGTCCCAAGCAAAGGGCCAGGTGGGGTGCAACTGCCGCtctatacagtatgtactgtatatatgtgtgtgtgtgtgaattattatgcattatattgAGGTATCTTTATTTCTGGGGCGTTTCTCATACACAAatgtatatatgcaattaatttgattcagCATGTAGTGTACTTCAATTAAAATCAATTGACTGCCCTAGTTTTAATCAATTGAAACCTCCAGCTTGAGTAAATTGCCATGACCTAACTTGATATTTATGTAATTTAAGTTGACCGTATGAAGAGTTCatcaatgttatttttttttctgtttgctgaGAAGAATTTAAGGACAACTGCACAATGCTTTTTCAAATCAATTCAAattactttattgtcacactaccatgtacacaagtgcaatagtaggtgaaagtcttgtgtgcagttccgagcaacattgCTTAATACTAATTGCTTATTAGGAAGCACTGCTAACTCCAAAAATCTGACCTACCCACAGAGCATGACTTTCTGCTGTTGACTGAAGATACTGCATGCACTTCTTCCTCCAGATGGCCTAGTCCTAGTTCTACTACTGTTAACATTGCAATATGGGTTGCATATCTTTTTTTTGCAGCACAAAACCTAAAACAAATACATAACTGCAATGATAGCTAATCCAAATGTAACAAATTTACAATGTGTGCTATATTTAAAGTTTTTGTAATGATAATCCCATTATCATTGTTTTACTTACGTTTCTGCCAATTGTCCTGAAGTAGAAAGTGGGCTAGCTAATCTGTGTGGGCGGAGCTTCAAATATGGCGTTTCCAATCATGACATTT contains the following coding sequences:
- the LOC127626509 gene encoding uncharacterized protein LOC127626509, producing the protein MSNQEKQHTSHKTSMQHLRYLNSFMEEIDREVMSLTDRAFKSLCIGDEAIYNESEFFPSPVNCHKPLVEEVSKKTQDSLFSAVKKLNSHPLNGVNDALRTSNKSSKDLPIFAVFAAKKNGKGSKMTNGDSWDKSALLSNQNDVSEFSSNHHSLAAEHLSVENNFKSAEKGSANKSNNDVSIPSGKSSKSKHGKNNKLKKLNSKNFFLHSEFSPFLSWGDFNKLSKVQEHISEITLRNRSPEWYDSPLYKELTAAHGHYKLSLPTLAETKVEQCPKQIETHQSMPQLESVQSTQTSVPPKPDIETEHIIEHNILSKGSMLAAEQRCNSEKGEPCVPWRKNRSRAKSALPVGHSFFNLSACERSNPGEGGAPPTKKLVQTLEGQTSSSSTPFSISQLLTPVIPSRHGTGTSEILLSTTALEIPPLSEREMHPLPEIKREGYKSIASSLLFNLKDNRKRVKAMYSPPKFKGLDAAGQSKGSPLPKLSVSKDVHEIAYIAGAKDISPACQKAITSQMRPLLDSEDTQTCSHQGIANGGMPDDYLALSLLQSRSALKSKRSPAANKAEYPSLQLYQNASPEEVNIRANAQIMVDTSSQVLTDGDQEHCKYHNPESNIPRKLFKGVLKELQGKSNHLESVINTKKPTESLNRESVLENKSSISPSVSLTKPDEQAVCDGSQTKDQFKTKGKVSPQKSPVKEKEPNRKDAGAKHVFSTRQNNYIKSQRIVSTDNDNNDYDDGSSADKVLLAIKDQNYTDEWYWHSKNPKTKEIKQEEHNKGIYEDIIVQTKVGSPLLKESVNVKAEATTVKDQNKIILKSVLEIQSEQPVKNEAFSTKGNTSAKRALLSSNEQVPNEKTVPLKKENIVIDKFELAQMALEEVIAEREQRKLKSKAISNAGGSINNSNIVGCENQQDGHELPIGGEEQQPTRLVSSDKGRNKKDGKGQNSISAFKTSGQTVQIMSEEVAKHSVSHEAEVKLASPYEQEVAVEQCQRLKEQIKYTEINRLYIGDQESNTHNASKGNKVCGFQEKELIDKYISHAKESRKIGDNLESGDIQSLGHYMEKLGVEEKGSSYKPEVPPRRGRSNSQSDDRVVAKTEGNKDLKRQGDTSERTEKMDKRDVRKGPLIPSKNHGPVRGNVSALKEKYDKASGVHRKDVLKCLPVGGPVGGSEEGPNELATKDKIKHKNVVPKLTVSGPESEMISITDKDMESEKEKMFDSSSKESEKDQEHSGSQRKHDDTQDFQKVISDHTQDFKNVISDLTHNRQEIQNNKVNGTKDKEEVSVSLKDLGDNQNKSKGPCKSDIKEFLSGLLGLSSSEQVKSVGEDEEELTGETTFSFESIKAEKGEKDSITVHDILGQSQSLSSSNDKQTHHSSLSSNSSELSLFHESEQGSLPHLKYLSNKTKVCDVKETVNGKIEDFQKQKIDSCPFRNHESESVVFPLSDVGKRGLVHSLIEPAKNLTQISHIHNSLKDLHEMGHHLSQREGLNGSEKGEEDLDIFKDCVHSPVNTPAILVRSPQQNQPIMHLLSPPASQLNAVKNGKLSVGSISVSEEEEQCSAVSTLSEEMGSCTTCVGDTMQEIISSTAPIEDAEGSKVPSERSGSVCSGNDSLGQNKPPVVPPKTEKALRRAMKLATRRMQKAEANSKSECKGRSSDKNACLKAERRHHSNDKVHSDRLEHRSPSSDRLASRNRDHYLDDKLDEPKPETSEKHARRHSGHRNQNMEENYPRKTLHRSLSSDRLKSKHSEHYLDDTFEPKTQRSEKNVRRHGGHKSQNIEAKDSSKTLQQATKIKDRQTIKTSELNSHDTEKQQDHKSNPIDNLENSDTNNDTDRLGRSNVKYSPRKLEHRTQSLDRFLRDKHVKMSNSPDKAGGKVTSEFSMAQPFQQNCIEQTYAPATTNIVTHSFPITQRKLLQDPESGQYFLVDMPVQVKTKTFFDPETKSYLQLPVQSPEGAERQVPPLDVMNTPPLVLYQGFVPVPVSSLPSQKSIVRTAGSLIPPDDLEDFYQKHSKGVHPYIEPVYTSQEHTPEEETDSVR